One window of the Cryptomeria japonica chromosome 7, Sugi_1.0, whole genome shotgun sequence genome contains the following:
- the LOC131073424 gene encoding uncharacterized protein At4g15970-like, which produces MKGVSQRVVRTVSAFLACIIVVGFVSIAIDEQLQASFTPILISMQKLFPSEMDDLHAKDPDIPTYNSSNVTDKLKVSLSKAANQEKTVIITTLNAAWAQNNSMVDLFLKSFHIGNGTEALLKTLLIVAVDEKALNRCREIHPHCYLMKTEGVDFSGENLYMTRGYLKMMWRRLRFFGQVLERGYNFVFSDADIMWFRDPFTKFSSKADFQVASNRYRRKATNLYNKPNAGFMYVRSNEKTVDFFNFWYRSKKDYPRKNEQQVLNLLKWDEFRRRRLKFEFLDTKYFGGYCERTKDVNSVCTMHANCCELGLKAKVIDLRNTLSDWEKYKQQEKIGKGKDVLWTSPDACQNSCRR; this is translated from the exons ATGAAAGGGGTTAGTCAGAGGGTCGTGAGGACGGTGAGTGCATTTCTGGCTTGCATAATAGTGGTGGGATTTGTGTCCATTGCTATTGATGAACAACTCCAGGCTTCCTTCACTCCGATTCTCATCAGCATGCAAAAGCTCTTCCCTTCAGAGATGGACGATTTGCATGCAAAAGATCCAGATATT CCTACTTATAATTCATCAAATGTTACAGACAAGCTAAAAGTAAGCCTTTCAAAAGCGGCGAACCAGGAGAAAACCGTTATAATCACGACTCTGAATGCGGCGTGGGCGCAGAACAATAGCATGGTGGATTTATTCCTGAAAAGTTTCCACATCGGTAACGGAACCGAGGCGTTGTTGAAAACTTTGTTGATTGTTGCCGTAGATGAGAAGGCGCTCAATCGCTGCCGGGAAATTCATCCGCATTGTTATCTGATGAAAACAGAGGGAGTCGATTTCTCGGGAGAAAATCTTTACATGACTCGAGGTTATTTGAAAATGATGTGGAGAAGGCTTCGTTTCTTCGGACAAGTGTTGGAGCGAGGATATAACTTCGTTTTCTCG GATGCGGATATTATGTGGTTTCGAGATCCCTTTACTAAATTCTCATCCAAGGCAGACTTCCAAGTAGCATCAAATCGTTATAGAAGGAAAGCAACTAATCTCTACAATAAGCCCAACGCAGGATTCATGTATGTTCGCTCCAATGAAAAGACAGTTGATTTTTTCAACTTTTGGTATCGATCCAAGAAAGATTATCCCCGTAAAAATGAGCAACAAGTGTTGAACCTACTGAAATGGGATGAGTTCAGACGCAGGCGACTTAAATTCGAATTCCTTGACACTAAATATTTTGGCGGGTACTGTGAAAGAACGAAAGATGTGAACTCGGTTTGTACCATGCATGCCAACTGTTGTGAACTCGGATTGAAGGCCAAGGTTATTGATTTGAGAAATACTCTTTCCGACTGGGAGAAATATAAGCAACAAGAAAAGATAGGTAAAGGCAAGGATGTGCTCTGGACATCTCCAGACGCATGTCAGAATTCCTGTCGCCGATGA